Below is a genomic region from bacterium.
TGCAGCACGCCCATGTTCCCGCGGCCCACGTGCGCCCAGACTTCCTCATTGGGCGCCGCGATGCCGCTGTACTGCACGAAGGGCACGCGGTCCACCTCGTGCCCGGCGATGACGGCGAGAATGCGCTCACGGTTGGTCATGGTTGGGTGTAGCGGCGCCATTCATGGCGCCCCTTGGTGTGTTGGGCGCGATGAATCGCGCCGCTACGGCACGCCCGGCAGGGCAGGTCGTGCCATTAGGAGCCCACAGCGTCGTGCAGCCACTCCAGGAACGAAGGGACGCTGAACCACTGCTCCGGCTCGGCTTTGAGGATGGCCAGGATGTTGTCCACCATCACTTGCGCGCGGACGCAGCGCAGTGTCGCCGAGCCGATCTTGCCGAAGCGCACCAGGCCCATCTCGGCGAGCCTCTCCCCCATCTTCTGGAACGGGTAGCGCGCCCACACCAGCGGCGGCACGTTCGGGTCGCCGCTGCTCAGCATGGGGTACCACTTCATGAGCGTCTCGAGGTCCCACAGCCGGGCCGCCAGCGCCTCGCGCTGCTCGGGCGGGGCCTGCTTTAGTGCCCACTCCTGGAACCGCACCTCGCAGTAGTGGCTCATGGTGTTGACGGTGAAGTCTACACCGATGAAGCAGTAGGCCGCGTTCCAGTCGTAGAGCCGCTGCCACGGGCTGGCCTCGGCGAAGGCCTTGTCGCCGTAGACGCAGTGGCGCAGCCCGTAGGCGCCGTGATCGGCGGTCAGCTCGGCGGCGCGCTTCCCGATGGCCGAGACCGAATGCGTGGGGTTGTTGCTGCGGATACTGTCGGGGCGCTGGCGGAAGGTCTCGGTGATGATCCCCGGATACGAGGGGGAGGTGTTCACATCGAAGTCGGCCAGGTTCTGCTTGCCGGTCCACCACAGCGTCGGACAGGCGACCGTGCCCTCGGGCCCCACCGCCTGCAGGAAGCCCTCGATGACGGTGTTCGGCCCGCCGACGACATCGCCCATGGACGACAACGAGCTGTGGAACATGACGGTGTCGCCGGGCACGACGCCGACCTCGCGCAGTCCCTCCGCGACGGTGTCGGCGGTTACCTTGAGCTGCTTGTCTCCGCGTTCGGGGTCCATGTTGCCTCCTGAAGGCGCCGGCTCGCCGCCGGCCTGCCAGTGTCTCGGTCGCTCGTGCGGACAGTTCGCGTCTGTGGCCTGTCAGTCCTCGAAGAACCCCCGCAGGAAACCATCCATCGGCCCGTCGTACGTCGCTTCGGCGAGGAACTCCGTGCCCCGCTGGTTGCCCCAGGAGTACGTGATGACCGTGCGCCCCGCAAACTCGCAGAAGTCAATGTCCGAGTTGTTGATGTTCAGCGCGCCCGCGATGCGCTCCCGCTCGGCAGCGGTCAGGCGGTCGTTCGCGATGACCTTGTCTTCATCCGAGGCGGCCAGCACCGGGTTGA
It encodes:
- a CDS encoding AAC(3) family N-acetyltransferase, with amino-acid sequence MDPERGDKQLKVTADTVAEGLREVGVVPGDTVMFHSSLSSMGDVVGGPNTVIEGFLQAVGPEGTVACPTLWWTGKQNLADFDVNTSPSYPGIITETFRQRPDSIRSNNPTHSVSAIGKRAAELTADHGAYGLRHCVYGDKAFAEASPWQRLYDWNAAYCFIGVDFTVNTMSHYCEVRFQEWALKQAPPEQREALAARLWDLETLMKWYPMLSSGDPNVPPLVWARYPFQKMGERLAEMGLVRFGKIGSATLRCVRAQVMVDNILAILKAEPEQWFSVPSFLEWLHDAVGS